The DNA window TCATTAATTGACTATAGCTTTCTCCCTGACCCGTAGGTTGGTATAAATGAGGTTCGCTGAAAAATTGATTGAATTGAGTAGGGTAATCTTGTGTAATTTGCTCTATGTTTTGGCCTTCCCAAAGTCCCATGTTAATTTCTTGTAGCGCATCAAGCTTCAGGATCTCAGTTAACCGATTACCTGAGATAATGCATGCTGTTGTAATCGCTCTGGGACTGGAACTGCAATATATAGCATCAAATGAAACCGTGGACAAGCGCTCTCCTAACCACTGCGCTTGCTGAACACCGGTTTGTGTAAGAGGAGAGTCTTTATGTCCCTGCATTTTCTTTGCCAGATTCCATTGAGTTTGTCCGTGACGAGTCAAATATAAAGTTGTTTCCATCCAGTAATTCCTCCTAGTCGTAAAGTAAGTCTAGTATAAAGTGCAGACACATAAATTAATAATATATAATATCTAATATGTATAAAAAAAATATATAGGTGGGATGCAGTTGAACCTTCATGTGCTGAGATTATTTTATTATGTTGCGTTAACCGGCAGTGTAACTAAGGCCTCAGAAAAGCTGCATATTAGCCAACCAGCTATTTCGGCGCAAATACGCAAATTTGAAAAAGACAACGATATTAAATTATTACAAGTTCAGGGTAGAGG is part of the Paenibacillus segetis genome and encodes:
- a CDS encoding histidine phosphatase family protein, coding for METTLYLTRHGQTQWNLAKKMQGHKDSPLTQTGVQQAQWLGERLSTVSFDAIYCSSSPRAITTACIISGNRLTEILKLDALQEINMGLWEGQNIEQITQDYPTQFNQFFSEPHLYQPTGQGESYSQLMTRTLPTIQNILTKHKGKQVLIVTHRITLKAIMSYFMKKQLHEIGSMPDIHPTALCKITFHDEVANIDLYGDTAHYRE